The Natronogracilivirga saccharolytica region AATCCGAGACGGTTACAACCTTCCCTTCCAGTTCCAGGATTTTTTCAGCGGCATACTGGGCGACATTGCCGGAACCGGAAATGGCAACCCGCTTGTCCTTGAAACTGTCATTTGCCGTATTCAGCATCTCAATGAGAAAATATACCGTGCCGTAGCCGGTTGCTTCCGGACGGATGAGTGACCCGCCCCAGTTGAGGTCCTTGCCTGTAAGCACTCCGGTGAATTCATTCTCCAGCCGTTTGTACTGTCCGAAAAGATAGCCGATTTCCCGTTTGCCGACCCCGATGTCCCCTGCAGGAATGTCGGTGTACTTGCTGATATGCCGGTGGAGCTCAGTCATGAAACTTTGGCAAAACCGCATGACCTCGCCGTTGGTTTTTTCCTTCGGATCAAAATCCGAACCTCCTTTAGCACCGCCAAGCGGAAGGGTGGTCAGTGCATTTTTAAAAATTTGTTCAAAGCCGAGAAACTTGAGCACGCTCAGGTTGACGGTGGGATGAAACCGCAACCCCCCTTTATACGGGCCGATGGAGGAACTGAACTGAACCCGGTAGCCGCGGTTGACCTGAATCCGTCCGTCAGTATCAACCCAGGGGACGCGAAACATGATTACCCTTTCGGGTTCAACCATACGGTGCAGGATATTGGATCCCTTGTATTTTGGATTTTCTTCAATGAATGGGATCACAATTTCGGCGACTTCCCTTACCGACTGGAGAAATTCCGATTCATTTGGATTCTTTTTTTCTACATCATCCATGAAGGATTGGATCTGTGACTCAAAAGAGTTGCTCATCTTACCGAAGTTAAGTTGCTGTTTTACAGTCCCTTTAAAATTTTATTGGGCAATAAGTTACAAAAAAATGTACAGAACCGGTAGTCACAGGCCGCATCGAATAGGTTGTACAACCCGACCTTTGGCCGGCTGATTGCCTTCACTTTAATTATCAAGCCGGTGCCGGTCCGGCTTCATACGTTTTCAACTTACAGAAATTCAGCCTATTATTATGATCTGTAACCGCAAATGGGACTACAAACAGGAAA contains the following coding sequences:
- the gdhA gene encoding NADP-specific glutamate dehydrogenase, which gives rise to MSNSFESQIQSFMDDVEKKNPNESEFLQSVREVAEIVIPFIEENPKYKGSNILHRMVEPERVIMFRVPWVDTDGRIQVNRGYRVQFSSSIGPYKGGLRFHPTVNLSVLKFLGFEQIFKNALTTLPLGGAKGGSDFDPKEKTNGEVMRFCQSFMTELHRHISKYTDIPAGDIGVGKREIGYLFGQYKRLENEFTGVLTGKDLNWGGSLIRPEATGYGTVYFLIEMLNTANDSFKDKRVAISGSGNVAQYAAEKILELEGKVVTVSDSSGYIYASDGLTKDHLAFMMELKNEARGRVSEMADKFEELTFYEGEASWNAPCDIDVAIPCATQNELTEEDAKKLIEKGVTYVGEGANMPCTTEAVYQFQDHKVLFAPGKAANAGGVAASGLEMAQNALRLSWEREKVEEKLLYIMKNIHSQCVRYGKTESGEVDYVKGANIAGFVKVADAMLDQGAV